The DNA segment TGAGGACGGTGAGTTCGATTTTgatttattcaaagaaatactTCCTGACTTACAGAATTTGAACCTGAACACTGGCAAACTAAAAAACAATACTAGCCGATCACAATTAGAAAAAGGTGAAGTTACACTATCCGATGGTTCTACTTTTAAGCTTAATCAAGAGTTTATTTTTGAGGCCATTTCTTTATCAGACGAACTGAACTTAGATGAAATTGTTACATGCGAATTGATACTCTCCAGTGATGCCACCGCGAATAGCGGCAAAGTACAATACTTTTTGAGAAGACaatttattcttcaaattgtttcttttatagTCAACTGTTTCCACGAAGACACTGAACTGTACCAAGAACTATTAAAGAACGGAGTTTTAGTTTCTAATATACTTCCAGCTTTTAAGTTCATTCATACACAGCTATCTGAAATCAAACAACAAATTAATAAGGCCCAAATATTAGAAAATTATAATGTCTTATTCAGGCAAAACATCAAGTTTAGAAGAGATTTCCTGTTGAGGGAATATGATATTTTGAGTCAAATTTTGTACGGTTTAGTGGATAAAGGGGCCGTCATGAAAAGCAAGGATTTTGTAGTATCTTTGCTTGATCACGTATCAGAGCTAGATTcaaatgatttttttatagtatattatattcCTGCATTTTTCCATCTTTTCGCATCTTTAAAGGTCATGCCCGATGCAGATGTTAAATCGTTACATTCTCAGTTCGTAAAGGACTTAAAGGACGACGGCATATATTCAAAACCGGCTAAAGTAGctctcatttttatttttttggccTATTTCATTGGATGGTGTAAAGAAGAACCAAAAAGGAGGGCTGATGTGATGGATTTCAAAACTGACGTGGACGAGCCAATGACCTCTGCCGTTGAACTAGGTGCCATCGAACAAATCTTAATATTTGCTGCTGATACTTCTATCGTGGAACAGGACAAGAGCATGGAACTATTCTACGATATAAGATCTCTGTTAGAAAGACATATTCCAAGGTTAATTCCGAAACAACTacttgatgatgaaaaaatattcagtCAAGCTACGAATTCTACCTACAACTCCGCAGTTGCAAGCAGCAGTATGAACAGTAGCGGAATATGGAATTCTTCCTATCCTGGGATGATGTCAACTACTGATAGTACTCGGTTAAATTGTACGCCTAGTAATTTCAACGAATACTCCTATACAAATATCGTTTTATCCGAACAGACTCAagagttttttctttcagcCTTTGACGATGTGCTTCAAACAATTATTACAGATTGTGCTTTTTTGCTTacaaaaattaaagatgCGGAGGAAGATTCTTTGCTGTCTGGTGAAGATTTAACTTTAGATGACATATCATTAAAGGCAGATTTAGAAAGGTTTTTCTTGtcaatatattttttctatgcATCAAGGCCTGAATATTCCAGTGCCTTCTGGTCAGATAAAGAATCAAATGCTTATGGTTTTATTGAATGGTGCTCAAGATGCAACGACAACTTGATGAGATCTTGTTTCTATTTGATGATCTCAAGTCTGTCCTTTGGTCCTGAAAATTCTCTAAAtgtttatcattattttggaGAAAACAACTCCATCTCATGGAAAAACATTGCACAATGCGTTAGCGATTacaccaaaaaaatcagcaATTTCAACACAAGTCTTCAAAAGAGACAGCAATTCAGTGAATCAACTCACAACGATATTGACTCAACAGCAGTGGCTTTAGAGGAAGGCTTGAACGAAGAAGCtgtaatatttttatcatctttgttAACCTTGGTCGGATCAATTACATACCACgttgatgaagatgtgAAAATCGCGCTATCAACAATTTTCTctgatattctttttgaatttacCAAGATGAACACGCCTCTAGTAGGCGCTGCTTTCAAAGTTTTAAGTAATCTCGTTCCGAAACTTGAATcatcaagaacaaaattttGGTCCTTTCTAGACTCCCTAGTTTTTCAGAATTCATCATTGAACTCTTCATCAGAATCTTACAGAACTGCTTTTACCAGCATACTTACAAAATATTCTGAAGTCCTAGGGTTTCTGGAACTGTTCCAAAACTTAATTTCTATTCATTCTCGTGAAAGTGGTAGCGAATACATGGTTTTTGGTAAATTAGCATTTCCAGCAAGGCTAGGTCAAGGTTACAGAAAGGTAGGTATATGGCCATATTTTGACTACATTTTCAATGATATTCTAGCACATATACACCAAATCACTGATGTCAGAAACAGAAGAGCCGTTCAGCTTCCcgttttcaaaattatttaTACAGGTTTATGCTCTTTTGACTACAGCGTGATTCTGAACTCTATTCCTGCTGCTGCAAATTTGAATGCTTTGGTAGATTgtgagaattttttcaattatgTCCAAGAGTGCCCAACAACCCCAGTATTCAACTATATTTTTACGGAAAAGGTTTTCAAAAGTATATTTAATGTAGTTGATATTGGTATCGATCAATTATCCATTGAGTTAGAAGGTGGTAAAAATCAGGCAGAGTTGTTGCAAGTAGCCGTGAAAATTATAAACAAAGTATTGGATTACCAAGAGACATACGTGGAAGAATTATTTCCCATTGTCAAGAAGCATGGCAAAACTGATTACTACATGCCAAAGAACTATTCTCTTCACGGGTTACGTTCGTTTTACGATGCTATATTCTTCAACATCCCACTTGTTGCACACTTGGGTTTATACGTCGGGATTGATGACCACATCTTAGCATCCAATTCACTACGCATATTGGCGAAACTCTCAGAACACCCTGATGACTCTATTAGATCATCGCCGAAGAGAGATAAGTTGTTGACGATATTTGATTCTGTGGATGAATCTGCAAGAATAAAGGATGCATTTATTACACAGTTGGAAACCTCTATAATTGATACTGATGTTCTGACTTTGAAGCTGGAGCTATTAGACTTTTTAACTTCAAATTTGTCTAACTGCAGTCGAACGACAAGTATCTCCCATCTTTTATTAGGTTTCCAGGTCTCAAATGTTATATCTCTGGGTCCTAATTTGGCGACATTTATATCTTCAGGAACTTCTTTACTCAACTCCATCATAAATCTACTCGAAGCTTCATTGAACAGTATTACCAAAGACAATATTGATTATGCAGCCATGAGGCTAGCTACAGTGGCACTGGAAATTATCCTAAAACTATGTCGTAATCCGTTAACATCAGGTTTACTATACCCGTACCTAATCGaacagaatttttttgaaagagtaATGATTCTCGATCCACAAGTTACAAGGTTCACAACGTGGAATGGTCGTCCATTTGATAACTCCACGAAAGAAAAGGGCAAagattttgttgaaagcGAATCCATTGGAGCATTTTTGTCATTCTTAGCGTACAGGAACTATTGGACACAATATTTGGGTCTATTTATTCacaaaatttctttttcggGTACGAAATCAGAAGTTTTAACATATGTGAATTATTTAATCTCAAATACAATGTATTCAGTAAGGctattttccttcttggaCCCATTAAATTATGGTAATATCTGTGAAGCAAAAGAGACCTTATCAATCTTCAACAATATTCCTTTGCACTTAGAACAAGTTCCTTTAAACAGGTATTGTTCTGGTAATATCTATGATTTCCGCGAAATGGAAAAGCTCATGCGTCTAGTTAAGAGAGTTCGTGCCGAAAGCTTATATCCCAATTCCCTTGTTCCCGATGTGTCAAAAGATCAATTTATAAAGGAGGCAAACTCCGAGTGCATAAAAGCTAAAGATTACTTCACCAGTATCATATCAAGAAGTAAAGCTTTGGAGCTAAATTTATCTGTACTACACTCTTGGGTACAGTTGGTACAAATTATTGTCACTGATGGAAAATTAGAACCATCAATACGATCAAATTTTATTCTAGAAGTTTTTGGTACAATAATACCTAAAATTAGTGATTATGTTGAGTTCAATATAACGTTTTCAGAAGAATTAGTTTCTCTCGCTGTTTTCCTATTCGATATATATAACCGCGATCGTAAGTTAATTACCGACAAAGGTACGGTAGATGGCAGGTTATACCAGTTGTTTAAGACCTGTATTCAGGGAATAAATTCCCCACTATCCTCCGTGACATTGAGATCtgatttttatatattagCAAATCATTATTTGAGTAGGGTGTTAAGCGATCAAGAAGGGTCAGAAAGAGTTCTACAAGACTTGAGACTAGGAAGTAAAAAACTGGTGGAAATCATATGGAATGACGTTATTTACGGTGAAGGTACTAGTAGAGTTACGGGTATGTTGCTATTGGATTCTTTAATACAACTGGCAAATAAAACTAAAGAGAATTTCGTATTAGACTCTCTAATGAAAACTACGAAGCTGCTATTGATTATACGTTCGCTGAAAAACACGGATGCTCTGTTAGGCTCTACGACGGAGCATATAAACATAGATGATCTGTTGTATGAACTGACAGCATTTAAGGCCACcgtattctttttgattcGTGTCGCCGAAACTAGAAATGGAGCAAGCGCCTTAGTTGAGAATAACTTATTCCGAATAATTGCTGAGTTGTCATTTCTAAAGGTTGATCCTGATTTAGGTTTAGAGCTTGTGTTCGACG comes from the Saccharomyces mikatae IFO 1815 strain IFO1815 genome assembly, chromosome: 10 genome and includes:
- the NUP192 gene encoding Nup192p (similar to Saccharomyces cerevisiae NUP192 (YJL039C); ancestral locus Anc_5.261); its protein translation is MKWSAIPFESLYRSIEDGEFDFDLFKEILPDLQNLNLNTGKLKNNTSRSQLEKGEVTLSDGSTFKLNQEFIFEAISLSDELNLDEIVTCELILSSDATANSGKVQYFLRRQFILQIVSFIVNCFHEDTELYQELLKNGVLVSNILPAFKFIHTQLSEIKQQINKAQILENYNVLFRQNIKFRRDFLLREYDILSQILYGLVDKGAVMKSKDFVVSLLDHVSELDSNDFFIVYYIPAFFHLFASLKVMPDADVKSLHSQFVKDLKDDGIYSKPAKVALIFIFLAYFIGWCKEEPKRRADVMDFKTDVDEPMTSAVELGAIEQILIFAADTSIVEQDKSMELFYDIRSLLERHIPRLIPKQLLDDEKIFSQATNSTYNSAVASSSMNSSGIWNSSYPGMMSTTDSTRLNCTPSNFNEYSYTNIVLSEQTQEFFLSAFDDVLQTIITDCAFLLTKIKDAEEDSLLSGEDLTLDDISLKADLERFFLSIYFFYASRPEYSSAFWSDKESNAYGFIEWCSRCNDNLMRSCFYLMISSLSFGPENSLNVYHYFGENNSISWKNIAQCVSDYTKKISNFNTSLQKRQQFSESTHNDIDSTAVALEEGLNEEAVIFLSSLLTLVGSITYHVDEDVKIALSTIFSDILFEFTKMNTPLVGAAFKVLSNLVPKLESSRTKFWSFLDSLVFQNSSLNSSSESYRTAFTSILTKYSEVLGFLELFQNLISIHSRESGSEYMVFGKLAFPARLGQGYRKVGIWPYFDYIFNDILAHIHQITDVRNRRAVQLPVFKIIYTGLCSFDYSVILNSIPAAANLNALVDCENFFNYVQECPTTPVFNYIFTEKVFKSIFNVVDIGIDQLSIELEGGKNQAELLQVAVKIINKVLDYQETYVEELFPIVKKHGKTDYYMPKNYSLHGLRSFYDAIFFNIPLVAHLGLYVGIDDHILASNSLRILAKLSEHPDDSIRSSPKRDKLLTIFDSVDESARIKDAFITQLETSIIDTDVLTLKLELLDFLTSNLSNCSRTTSISHLLLGFQVSNVISLGPNLATFISSGTSLLNSIINLLEASLNSITKDNIDYAAMRLATVALEIILKLCRNPLTSGLLYPYLIEQNFFERVMILDPQVTRFTTWNGRPFDNSTKEKGKDFVESESIGAFLSFLAYRNYWTQYLGLFIHKISFSGTKSEVLTYVNYLISNTMYSVRLFSFLDPLNYGNICEAKETLSIFNNIPLHLEQVPLNRYCSGNIYDFREMEKLMRLVKRVRAESLYPNSLVPDVSKDQFIKEANSECIKAKDYFTSIISRSKALELNLSVLHSWVQLVQIIVTDGKLEPSIRSNFILEVFGTIIPKISDYVEFNITFSEELVSLAVFLFDIYNRDRKLITDKGTVDGRLYQLFKTCIQGINSPLSSVTLRSDFYILANHYLSRVLSDQEGSERVLQDLRLGSKKLVEIIWNDVIYGEGTSRVTGMLLLDSLIQLANKTKENFVLDSLMKTTKLLLIIRSLKNTDALLGSTTEHINIDDLLYELTAFKATVFFLIRVAETRNGASALVENNLFRIIAELSFLKVDPDLGLELVFDEVYLQNSNFLKVNVTLDNPLVFDKDTNGVSLLELIVPIFQLIAAVLVSMGSSNKSVVQRVKSLLSMYKRLVVGIFKRDLLREKDERKKSTDPSTQSLNEMVKLIVMLCTLTGYQNED